The Fusobacterium pseudoperiodonticum DNA window TTATTCTAATTGGACTCTTTAATACAGACATTGGTCGCAGAAATAAATCTACTAAATTATTAATTTATAACTTTTATTAAAAATTTCATAAAAAATATATTCCTTTCAATTCTCATTATAACATACTCTACTAAAAAAACTAACACTATTTTCTAATAAATTATTAAGAGTTAAAAATGAACCTAAAAAAGATTCATTTCAATAAAAATTTCAAAACCTTGTTATAAGAGGAATACCTTCAATACTTAGCTATGCAAGCTAACAAGACTTGGAAGAAATCAGTTTTAAACCTTGTTATAAATGGAATACCTTCAATACTTATAACTGGTGTTGCATTAGCTTCTGAAGTAAAGAGTTTTAAACCTTATTATAAATGGAATACCTTCAATACTATAGTATCTAATAAGTACTTAAAAACTCTTGTACTTATGAGTTTTAAACCTTATTATAAATGGAATACCTTCAATACTGCTCAGGACTAAAAATTAAATAACTTCAATATGTGTTTTAAACCTTATTATAAATGGAATACCTTCAATACTAGGTGTTATTTTATTTTTTATATATTAGGCTACTATAGTTTTAAACCTTATTCTAATTGGACTCTTTAATACAGACATTGGTCGCAGAAATAAATCTACTAAATTATTAATTTATAACTTTTATTAAAAATTTTATAAAAAATATATTCCTTTCAATTCTCATTATAACATACTCTACTAAAAAAACTAACACTATTTTCTAATAAATAATTAACAATAAAAAATAAACCTAAAAAAGATTCATTTCAATAAAAATTTAAAAACCTTGTTCTAATTGGACTGCCTTCAATACAAACTCCTTATTGGTATGCAATGGCGGCTATTCCTGCTATGTTTTAAACCTTGTTATAAGTGGAATACCTTCAATACAAACGAGTTCGACTTTGATGCAGACGAAGCAACTGAGTTTTAAACCTTGTTATAAATGGAATACCTTCAATACTAAAAGGGAGGTGAAGGGACTTGAAAGAAAAAGAGCCATGTTTTAAACCTTGTTATAAATGGAATACCTTCAATACTAAAAGAAATGGTTGCACAAAATGGTGGATTTTCAGTTTTAAACCTTGTTATAAATGGAATACCTTCAATACTAGGCTAGCTGAAATCGAACCAGAACTAGATGTAAAGTTTTAAACCTTGTTATAAATGGAATACCTTCAATACATAAAAAGGAATTATTTGATAAGGCATATATGAGTTGTTTTAAACCTTGTTATAAATGGAATACCTTCAATACCCTATATACAGATTAGACTACTACACTATCATAATGTTTTAAACCTTGTTATAAATGGAATACCTTCAATACTTCTAGGTGTTCCAAATAAAGTTTTCATATATTCATCTTGTTCGTTTTAAACCTTGTTATAAATGGAATACCTTCAATACTAAAAGGAGGTGATATTGTGATACAACAACTAGCTTTAGGTTTTAAACCTTGTTATAAATGGAATACCTTCAATACTTCATCATCAGCCAATATATCTTCTAAGTCTTCGCTGTTTTAAACCTTGTTATAAATGGAATACCTTCAATACTTTGGTAGTATAGGGTTTAACTACCTTTAATTTTTAAGTTTTAAACCTTGTTATAAATGGAATACCTTCAATACAACTATAGATTTTATAACTGAATAATTTGTTTAGAAGTTTTAAACCTTGTTATAAATGGAATACCTTCAATACTTCTAATAGAAGAATTAAATTTTATAACTGAATAAGTTTTAAACCTTGTTATAAATGGAATACCTTCAATACAGATAGATGTGAGTGTGAATGGGATGACGACGGACGTTTTAAACCTTGTTATAAATGGAATACCTTCAATACAGATAGATGTGAGTGTGAATGGGATGACGACGGACGTTTTAAACCTTGTTATAAATGGAATACCTTCAATACCAATACAAATACACCTAATAAAATTAAAACTAATGCTGTTTTAAACCTTGTTATAAATGGAATACCTTCAATACACAGGAGCAATTTTAGCAGGTAGTATGTACTTAGGGGTTTTAAACCTTGTTATAAATGGAATACCTTCAATACTTAATAAGGAGGAAAAAATGTTAAACAAAAAGAATTGTTTTAAACCTTGTTATAAATGGAATACCTTCAATACGATTTAGAAGTATCTACACTAAGTGGTAGAGATGAGGTTTTAAACCTTGTTATAAATGGAATACCTTCAATACTATGACTGGTATCGCAACGGAAGTTGTAAAAGAGTTTGAGTTTTAAACCTTGTTATAAATGGAATACCTTCAATACAATGAATTGGAGTTTTAAAAGGGGGATATATGATAGTTTTAAACCTTATTATAAATGGAATACCTTCAATACCTCTTGTTGGAAAGTCGATAAGTTCATAATTAATGGGTTTTAAACCTTATTATAAATGGAATACCTTCAATACTAATTTAGTTACGATTGGAAGCAACTTACCTGAGCGTTTTAAACCTTGTTATAAATGGAATACCTTCAATACTAGAAAAAATGGAAAAGATAAATTTATCTTATCTAGTTTTAAACCTTGTTATAAATGGAATACCTTCAATACAAAAATTAGAAACATTAAGCAATTTTGGAAATTATGTTTTAAACCTTGTTATAAATGGAATACCTTCAATACATAATTATACTAGAAGTCCAAAAATTGGTTCTGGAGTTTTAAACCTTGTTATAAATGGAATACCTTCAATACTGAGCACGGTTACATCTTAGCAATAAAGTTTGAAGAGTTTTAAACCTTGTTATAAATGGAATACCTTCAATACACACAGAAAATACAGAATTAAGAGAACTATTTAGAAATTTAGTTTTAAACCTTGTTATAAATGGAATACCTTCAATACAGATGTAAGGTTGCTAAGAACTATTACATCCGTAAAAGTTTTAAACCTTGTTATAAATGGAATACCTTCAATACTCATCAACACCAGCTTTACTTAGTTCAAGTCTTAAGTGTTTTAAACCTTGTTATAAATGGAATACCTTCAATACCTATAAAGCTACATAAATAAACAAAATTTTTACAATTTAGTTTTAAACCTTGTTATAAATGGAATACCTTCAATACATATCCAGGTGATGAAAAAGAGCTGGATATCATAGGTGTTTTAAACCTTGTTATAAATGGAATACCTTCAATACAGGATCTAGCAGTTAAAAATGGCGGATTTTCACTAAGGTTTTAAACCTTGTTATAAATGGAATACCTTCAATACTAAAGTTAGAAATAATGTAACTGGAGAATGGGTAATTAGTTTTAAACCTTGTTATAAATGGAATACCTTCAATACATGTATGTTCTTATTGTTACAGAAACTGGTTCATCGTTTTAAACCTTGTTATAAATGGAATACCTTCAATACTATGAAATGAAAGATGATAATAAAGAATTAGCTTATAGTTTTAAACCTTGTTATAAATGGAATACCTTCAATACCGATAATATGCGTTGTTGAGCTATATGATTTTGACGTTTTAAACCTTGTTATAAATGGAATACCTTCAATACTAATATAAGAGTATCCCCTCACGATAATGCTATGGTTTTAAACCTTGTTATAAATGGAATACCTTCAATACTTTTATAACACTAACATACTTTACATCTGGATTTTTAAGTTTTAAACCTTGTTATAAATGGAATACCTTCAATACACAAAAAGGATGGAATTTTAGAAATACTTAATGGAGAGTTTTAAACCTTGTTATAAATGGAATACCTTCAATACTTATATAATCATACATCTAAACAAAAAGATACTAAAGAAGTTTTAAACCTTGTTATAAATGGAATACCTTCAATACAAAATGTACAAGAATATTCAAAGAATGTTTGATAGATGTTTTAAACCTTGTTATAAATGGAATACCTTCAATACCAGATGATTGTTGTTGTGTTGCATTTTCTTCTCCTAAGTTTTAAACCTTGTTATAAATGGAATACCTTCAATACATTCAATCACTCATGAGTTATCATCTTCTAGGGAAGTTTTAAACCTTGTTATAAATGGAATACCTTCAATACTTGTATTGGTAGACAGTACAATTTTAATAAAGAATGTTTTAAACCTTGTTATAAATGGAATACCTTCAATACGAATGTAAAAATAATTTTAAATTTAAAATGTCTTTTAGTTTTAAACCTTGTTATAAATGGAATACCTTCAATACAACAGTGTTGACTATAATAGTGTAAAAGAAGATATGCTGTTTTAAACCTTGTTATAAATGGAATACCTTCAATACTAGAAAGGCTTGAACAAGTAGAATTCGACTTAGAAGTTTTAAACCTTGTTATAAATGGAATACCTTCAATACTGAACATTTCTCGTTGTTAAACAATCTTCAGTGTCAAGAGTTTTAAACCTTGTTATAAATGGAATACCTTCAATACTTCTTCGTTTAACGCAGAAGAAGTCCAAGCTGAAATAAGTTTTAAACCTTGTTATAAATGGAATACCTTCAATACAATATGGTACAAATATCTTATCATCTCCAGTTTCAGTTTTAAACCTTGTTATAAATGGAATACCTTCAATACGCTGTTCAGGCTAACAAGACTTGGAAGAAAAGTCAGGCGTTTTAAACCTTGTTATAAATGGAATACCTTCAATACCCAAAGTATGGTTTTATGGTATCTGTAAAAGATTTATAGTTTTAAACCTTGTTATAAATGGAATACCTTCAATACTTGGGCGGAAACGTCTGATGGGCTTTGGCATCTTTACTAGTTTTAAACCTTGTTATAAATGGAATACCTTCAATACATTAGTTATGGGATTAGCAGTTAAACAACCTTTAAGTTTTAAACCTTGTTATAAATGGAATACCTTCAATACAAGAAAATAATTCAGATAGTATAAATTTGAATATGAGAGTTTTAAACCTTGTTATAAATGGAATACCTTCAATACTTGGGCGGAAACGTCTGATGGGCTTTGGCATCTTTACTAGTTTTAAACCTTGTTATAAATGGAATACCTTCAATACAAAAATGATACAAAAAGATAATAATTTAGTTTTGTGTTTTAAACCTTGTTATAAATGGAATACCTTCAATACGAACTGAGAGATTTATCAACTATGCTGGTTATCTATGTTTTAAACCTTGTTATAAATGGAATACCTTCAATACTTAGAGCAATAGAAAGATTTGATGTTAAAAAAGTTGATGTTTTAAACCTTGTTATAAATGGAATACCTTCAATACTAAATAAAGTGGATGAAGCAATATGTGATATAGAGTTTTAAACCTTGTTATAAATGGAATACCTTCAATACATAAGCTTAAGACTACAGGTATAACGATCAAAGAGCAAATGTTTTAAACCTTGTTATAAATGGAATACCTTCAATACTTGAATAGAGTTCAATCTGAACACGTATATAATAAGTTTTAAACCTTGTTATAAATGGAATACCTTCAATACTTTAAAGTTGTTGTAGTTGAACAAGGCGTTAACAGTTTTAAACCTTGTTATAAATGGAATACCTTCAATACGGAAATGGTCAGCTATATGATATAGAAGACTGTTATGTTTTAAACCTTGTTATAAATGGAATACCTTCAATACTACAATATCTTTAAGACAGCTGTCCAAGTCAATAAGGTTTTAAACCTTGTTATAAATGGAATACCTTCAATACTCAAATAGCAAGAGAATTAGGGTATACTTATATTAAGTTTTAAACCTTGTTATAAATGGAATACCTTCAATACTATAAACGCGTTTAAATAGATAATACAGGTACTTTATGTTTTAAACCTTGTTATAAATGGAATACCTTCAATACCATCTAATGATACTCTATATTCTGGTTCAAATAGTGTTTTAAACCTTGTTATAAATGGAATACCTTCAATACTGGTTTTACCAGCACAGGGGACTTTTTGAGCCCTAAGGTTTTAAACCTTGTTATAAATGGAATACCTTCAATACTAAGAAAGCTTCAGCTTTTGACGCAGAAGAAGTCAAGGTTTTAAACCTTGTTATAAATGGAATACCTTCAATACTAAGGGAATCAAAAACTCAAAAGAGATCGAAGCACTTAGTTTTAAACCTTGTTATAAATGGAATACCTTCAATACTGTTCCTTTGATAAAAATCAAAGGGGTTCTGGCTTAGTTTTAAACCTTGTTATAAATGGAATACCTTCAATACTGAAAAAATAACTAATAATTGTTCTTTGGAAACAGCCGTTTTAAACCTTGTTATAAATGGAATACCTTCAATACATAGATGAAACATTTGTTGACTTGAAAAGTTGTTTTAGTTTTAAACCTTGTTATAAATGGAATACCTTCAATACTAAAGAAGATATTATGAATGCTCTAATAGACTTCAATTTTAGTTTTAAACCTTGTTATAAATGGAATACCTTCAATACAGAATTAGAAAATATCGGCTTTCATGAAATATTTTCTAGTTTTAAACCTTGTTATAAATGGAATACCTTCAATACTAAAATTGGAGGTATGTTATGTTCACACTAGTAGTTGTTTTAAACCTTGTTATAAATGGAATACCTTCAATACTGAAATTGAAAGACTGTCAGAAATTGAATTCGACTTAGTTTTAAACCTTGTTATAAATGGAATACCTTCAATACATGAAGAAGAAAAAACTAATAGATTAATAAATGTATGTTTTAAACCTTGTTATAAATGGAATACCTTCAATACGATAGTTGGAGAAATAAAGGCAATAGATACTGAAAAGTTTTAAACCTTGTTATAAATGGAATACCTTCAATACAGAAATGAAAGAACTTAAAAGACAGGTTAAGATTGTTTTAAACCTTGTTATAAATGGAATACCTTCAATACCAGATACCAGAGCTTATACTTATGAACATGGAGCAAGGAAGTTTTAAACCTTGTTATAAATGGAATACCTTCAATACCCTTGATTTGTATAAGGATATCGAATTTATGGTAAATTGATTCACTTTTTAGGGGGTAGCAACATTTGACCAAAATCGAGAAATTTTAGTATTTCTTCATTTTTTGTATTAAATATTTATTACTTTTTTTTGAAAAAAATTGAAAAAGTTATTGAATTTCTTTTTAGTACAAATAGAAAAGTGAAATGTTAAAAAACTAACCAAAAGTGAATTAAAATTACAAATTAAATATTTGTAATTTATTGTACAACTTTTTCTAAAAAATGTAAAGTTATTTTTTTATAAAAAATTTATTTATTTTTTTTAATACTGTGTTAATATATATTATAACATTTTTATTTCTAATATATTCATTTTATTTTAAAATAATAGGGGAGGAATATTATGGATTTATATATTTCAACAGAGGGGGCAAGTATAGCAAGACAAAAAAATAGTTTTTTAGTAAAGACAAAGGAGAAGTCTTATGTTCTTTCTCCTGAAAAAATAGAATCAATCATTTTAGAAAGCAATTCAAGTATTTCAACACCAGCAATAAAATTAGCTATGGAACATAATATAGCTATTGCTATAAGTGATAGTTATGGAAATTTAGTAGGACATTTTTGTAAATTAAATTATTCTAAAGGAGCAAAGTTAAGAAGAAAACAATATGAACTTTTTGCTTCAAGAAAAGGAATTGAAATGGCTAGAAGATGGCTAGTGGATAAAATAGAAAATCAAAAGAATCATATTGATTTTTTATTAAAAAAAAGAAAAAAACAATTTTTAGACTTAGCCTTATTCAATCAAGCTTTAAAAAATTTAAACGCTATTGATTTAAATTTAGAAAATTATCGTGAAAAAATAATGGGGATTGAAGGAAGTATAAGTAAAGTCTACTATAAAAATATATCTCAACTTCTTATTGAAAAATGGCAGTTTGGAGTTAGAGAACATAGGAATGCAAAAAAGCCTTATAATATTGTTTTAAATTATACTTTAGGAATATTATACAGATTAATTGAAACTACTATTGTAAAAGAAGGTTTTGATTCAGCATTAGGAATTATTCATGTTGAAGGTGAAAGAAAAAATTCTTTTGTTTATGACTTTATAGAGAAGTATAGATATCTTGCTTTAGAAACTACATTTGATCTATTTAATGAAAATTTAGTGGAACAATCATTTTTTGAATATGAGAATAAAATACCTGTGCTTTCTATTAAAGGAAGAAGAGCTATAAGTTCATATTTTAGAGATGTCTTAAATAGAGGAATGAAAGTGGGAGAAAGAGTTTTCTCTATCGAAGATATAATAAAAAGTGAAATAAAGAAGATAAAAAAAGAACTCATAGATTCAGAAGATGATGAAATAGAAATAAAAGAGGAATATGAAATAGAAGAAGAGGAAGAAAAGGAAGTGGCTGAAAATGAATTATTTACTTTCGTATGATATTTCAAATGATAAGGTAAGAAAAAAAGTTTTTGACTACTTGTTTGAGAAGGGATTTCTTAGAATACAAAATTCAGTTTTCCTAGGAGAGATTGATACAAGGAAAATAGACGATATACTAGAAAATATTTGTTTAATTGTGGATAAAAAAGAAGACTCAATATTTTGTGTTCCAATTAATAAAGAAGATTATGATAATATTTTTAATTTTGGAAAAAATAGTGACTATAACTTGTATAAAGATGAAGTTTTCTATATATAATTAAGGAGGGACAGAATGGAAAAAAGAGAAGGAGTAAAGAGAGTTTTAATTACTTCAATAGGTGGTGGGAAAATTGAAAAAAAAGATGGAGAAAAGGTTTTAAAAGACTATGAGGATACTACCTATATTATAAGAAAAGAAAATGGAGATTTTTATACAGAAACTACATCATGTATGCCAATAGTTATAAAAAATGCTTATGACATAGATAAAACTATTATTATAGGTACAACTGGTTCTATGTGGGATAACCTTTATGAAAAATATTTAGAAAATCTAAAGTTAGAAGAACAAAAAGATGAAGAATATAAAAAATCTTTAATAGATGTTGAGATTGCTTCAAATAAAACAATGTCTCTTGATAAAATTAATTTAGAAAAATTTAATGAAACTTTTAAAGATAAAGTCAAAGGAATTGTTATAAAATATGGAGTTAATCCAAAAGAAATTTTTAGAAATTTTGACTTAATTATTAAAATTCAAGAAGAATTTAATGAAGAAGAGGAATACGAAGTATATTTAGATATAACGCATTCTTTTAGATCTAATGCTTTTTGGATGTTTTTAGTAATGACATATTTTACAGATGTTTCTAATAAAAATATAAAAATTGCAGGGATTACTTATGGTATGTATGAAGCTAAAAGTGAGAATGTCACTCCTATAGTAATTTTAAAGCCTTTCTTAGAAATTTTAAATTGGATTAAAGGGGCTAGTGAATTAAAACAATATGGAAATAGCTACTATATTTTAGAAAATTTAAAAAATAATAATAATATTCCAAAGGAAATAAAAACAGAATTAGAGATTTTCTCTAATACAAT harbors:
- the cas2 gene encoding CRISPR-associated endonuclease Cas2, with amino-acid sequence MNYLLSYDISNDKVRKKVFDYLFEKGFLRIQNSVFLGEIDTRKIDDILENICLIVDKKEDSIFCVPINKEDYDNIFNFGKNSDYNLYKDEVFYI
- the cas1 gene encoding CRISPR-associated endonuclease Cas1; this encodes MDLYISTEGASIARQKNSFLVKTKEKSYVLSPEKIESIILESNSSISTPAIKLAMEHNIAIAISDSYGNLVGHFCKLNYSKGAKLRRKQYELFASRKGIEMARRWLVDKIENQKNHIDFLLKKRKKQFLDLALFNQALKNLNAIDLNLENYREKIMGIEGSISKVYYKNISQLLIEKWQFGVREHRNAKKPYNIVLNYTLGILYRLIETTIVKEGFDSALGIIHVEGERKNSFVYDFIEKYRYLALETTFDLFNENLVEQSFFEYENKIPVLSIKGRRAISSYFRDVLNRGMKVGERVFSIEDIIKSEIKKIKKELIDSEDDEIEIKEEYEIEEEEEKEVAENELFTFV